In the Pecten maximus chromosome 5, xPecMax1.1, whole genome shotgun sequence genome, TGGCTTCACTGTATCGAACTCTCAATGTGTTTGGCTTCACTGTATCAAACTCCCAATATGTTTGACTTCACCGTATCGAACTCTCAATGTGTTTGGCTTCACCGTATCGAACTCTCAATGTGTTTGGCTTCACCGTATCGAACTCTCAATGTGTTTGGCTTCACTGTATCGAACTCTCAATGTGTTGGCTTCACTGTATCGAACTCCCAATGTGTTTGGCTTCACTGTATCGAACTCCTAATGTGTTGGTTTCACTGTATCGAACTCTCAATGTGTTTGGCTTCACTGTATCGAACTCACAATGTGTTTGGCTTCACTGTATCGAACTCTCAATGTATTTTGCTTCACTGTATCGAACTCTCAATGTGTTTGGCTTCACTGTATCGAACTCCCAATGTGTTTGGCTTCACTGTATCGAACTCCCAATGTGTTTGGCTTCACTGTATCGAACTCCCAATGTGTTTGGCTTCACTGTATCGAACTCCCAATGTGTTTGGCTTCACTGTATCGAACTCCCAATGTCTTTGGCTTCACTGTATCGAACTCCCAATGTGTTTGGCTTTACTGTATCGAACTCCCAATGTGTTTGGCTTCACTGTATCGAACTCCCAATGTGTTTGGCTTCACTGTATCGAACTCCCAATGTGTTTGGCTTCACTGTATCGAACTCTCAATGTGTTTGGCTTTACTGTATCGAACTCCCAATGTGTTTGGCTTCACTGTTTCGAACTCCCAATGTGTTTGGCTTCACTGTATCGAACTCCCAATGTGTTTGGCTTCACTGTATCGAACTCCCAATGTGTTTGGCTTCACTGTATCGAACTCCCAATGTGTTTGGCTTCACTGTATCGAACTCCCAATATGTTTGACTTCGCCGTATCGAACTCTCAATGTGTTTGGCTTCACTGTATCGAACTCTCAATGTGTTTGCTTCACTGTATCGAACTCCCAATGTGTTTGGCTTCACTGTATCGAACTCCCAATATGTTTGACTTCACTGTATCGAACTCTCAATGTGTTTGGCTTCACTGTATCGAACTCTCAATGTGTTTTGCTTCACTGTATCGAACTCTCAGTGTATTTTAATCTGTATTTAACTCCCAATGTGTTTTTATCCGCTGTATCTAACCCTCATTGTGTTATGAAATGTGCTATTGTCTGGTGTCTTTTCTCATCGAGTGATATTTCCTAACGATTGAAAATGCATTTTCCATTAGTTTCAAACGGCTATGTTTCGAATGTGAAagcgtttttgtttttgttttttttttcttttcaaaatgtAACATTCGCCTTTTGAAATTTATGTTTGAATTTTTGCGCAATTCTTAAGCTTCGTGCGATCTAGGTATAATTTTCTGACACACTAGTCTGTGTGCCTAAACATTAGTTAGGATGTACTTATTGTTGGTTATAGCTTGTGTATCATATACCGATAGGTCATATCATTGTTATCCTCTTACTTATGTAATTATTAAATTGTCTATTTACATCATGTTTTATAGTATTTCTTGTTATTGATCTACCATTTGACagtattgttatcatttaaGAGTTCCGATATGAGCTTATGCTGTCTGCATCATGTATGTTACTCTAAGTATTATTTGTGAAATTGAGATTTAATGATATTTCGGCATAAGATTATACGGTATTACTGTGGAACATCGgcttatattttaaaatcataaacTATGGTATGTGTTTGTGATTCTCTGAATGTGGatacaaaatgatgaaattttcATACAGAATGTTTTTTTGTCTGACACAGGACGCATATGTACTTCGGATAATCAGCTTTGTTGGATGCATCCTCTCCGTTCTTTCGACAGTGACAACCATAGTTGTGTACATAAAGTTGTGGAGGTATGTAAACACATCAAGCGTTATTTCGTTCCTTCACATTTAAATACAGATCAGGCCAGACtcagatacatatacatttaacaGTACGAATAGTACGAATACGTGTATTAAAGGTTTTAATCCTTTTAAAAAAGACAATTGACAATTCATCCACGTGCAAAGCTATTGTCATTGTGTGAAGATATTCAGACTATTTTTAATTTGCTAAGTAATTTTCATTCGAGTCGCTAAGGGAACAATTATAAATAAGTTGGTACGCGTATTTGTTCCATGATTAAAATGGATAGCGAGGAAGCAGAAACCCTGttaatgaatatcaaattaaggaTGGGCCATTATAGAGGAGATTCATATGGTTACATATGGCGTTAACCAGGTAGATTAAATCATCATTACTTGACACTTATTTCCTATTCTGTTtgaaataacaaattttaatatctACCAGTGTGTATATGGTACAGTCTAAAAATTATCATGATGATAATGCTACCTATTTAATATCGAAACCATTGAAATTGAACTGTGACCATGTTGACGATTATGGATGTAAAGCTAATTAAAGATATATGATTCATTACGTGATAACCGTGGTGGTCATCAATACCAGTTAGCCtctaatttttctttttttacttaGATACCTGAAAAGCGATAGGAGTCGTCTACTTCTCAACTTGTGTGCAGCGCTGACCATTGCTTACgtgttgtttctagttggaaTTGATCAAACGGAGGACAACGTATGTATATATGACAACTGATAAAAACgatatattgttttgttctCCACAACAGATTATTCATACGCTTTTCTTTCTTTGGAGGAATACATAGTCTGTATGCCACAAGCGATCCAATAATACCACTTAGCCAGAGACgcatgtataaaccaaatagaATATTTGACAATACAGATCAATATTTGACATTACGGATCAATATTTGACAATACGGATCAATATTTGGCAATACGGATCAATATTTGATTTACTGACAACAATTTTACCGACGGACATTTCGCgattaaaaagataaaagaaaTTGAATATGATATcttgaaatacaaaaacaaaaacattttgaaatattgatatgataaattatcGTTTTCTTGTTTACATCTAACAGACTGTTTGTACGATTATGGCTGCGTTGTTACATTACTTCTTCCTGGCCACGTTTTGTTTGATGCTGGCCGAGGGAATTCAGCTACTAATATCCGTAACATTTGTCTTTCACGCTGAATCAAAATTGAAATGGCTGCTTCTAATTGGATGGGGTAAGTACTACATCGACGAGCTCCTTGCGAGATTGGAAATGGAGATTAATATTTCATTCCGAACTGCAATAGTAACTTAAATCGGTGTATTTTACAATTATAATTCGGTAAAATCAAAGATAAGACATAAATATGCCGTACACTAACCCGATAATGTTGATCTTCAATGCCTGTTTTTTTGTCTATGCTTTCTTAATTATAGATGGTAATGTTTGAATGCAATACAGGtcaaaagtagaaaaaaaaaacatgctatACGTCATCGCAAGAAGCAAATAACATAGAAAAATAATCCCCAAATGAATTACAGTTTAAAGAATCACGTTAATCTATGtgtcgcaaaaaaaaaaaaaaaaaaaaaagttggagACGGGGACACTTTTTCAAATGTATGGAATAGAGTAATGCCATGGATGGGTCATGGTTACTCGCGTGAGGAGATCTAGATGGTGAATGAAATGATAATTCACCTTACTTTGCCATCTGTTTATTCCTTTATACACAGCTTGTCTGACTGATGTTTTTATGTGTCGGAAGCAACTAAGATATAATATTATACTGACAGGTATACCGTTGGTGATAGTCGGAGTAACAGTCGGCATAACGTATGACAATGGGTACCATGCAAATGAttagtaagtatatataatgttgcaGGATAGACCAACAATACCTCATGCTATCAATAATGTATTACGCATAATGTAGAACGTCAAAGAATGTAATTAATTCGCATACTATAGAACGTCCAAGATTTTACTTAATGCACATACCTTAGAACGTCAAAGAAAGCAATTAAGGCACATAATTTAGAACGAAAACCTTTTATATGCAATTGAATCTATATTAGGAGTTTGTATTAATGGCCTCTTGTTACAGGTGTAACATTTAATAATTGCATTCATACTAGCCTGCTCAgtcaaattaaacaatattaacatTACTTTGAATTGATTTTGCCTAATATTGTAGGTATGAAAAAATCAGTTCATACAACATTAATTGAATAACCTAACTTCTTTAAAGTATTTGCTCTAGATCATAGCACCAGTCATTACAAATAATTAAGATATGtttatgaaaatatgtttatgtgaatattttaatttcaatcaaCTACCATAGGTAGTcgagtggcacagtggtaacacactttaATACTTTCAACTAGGCAGGCGGCGGTGAGTCCCCTATATACATGAAAAGGCATGGGGTCATTTCCGCGACCATGAAggtcacgtgatgatttaaaaataatttccgcgctaaatttagtGGGAgtttcccaactaaatcgagtggtcaagctggacatagggatcggCTGTGAATTTAGGGAAATGTACAAAATACGcatattcaatgaaaataacaacgtttttaccctttaaataaagtttacatttgtAACAATCGATATGTAATTTCAGCTGCTGGCTCTCCCTGTCAAACGGCGTCATATACTCTTTTGTTGGCCCAGCTGTCTGCATCATTATGGTACGTTTAAGAAAACCATCGTTATTGATTTAATGCTAACTCGAAATTCATTCCTGTTTATAGTTATTCGGTCTTTTCCTTTTTGATTGTGATTTGTAAAAAGTATCTCGAAGACGGAAAGGTCCGACCAGAGTTTGTAGTATCTAATTGAAAGTTGAAAACTGTTAAAACAATTTCATCCCAAACACCAAAAGGGATTACAATGGACTGTTCTTATAAActtatacattgttttatttacaggtgaatgtcattgttattttCTGCGTGATGAAGGCATTATTTTCGTCCAAGTTCATCgcaacaaaaacagaaaaacagaaaatattgtaAGCACTCAAGCGAAATACCTAAAAAAATAATGTGCATACGTTTATAGTATTGGAAGGCGTTTCATGGGAATCTGAGGTTATCATAAATTTAAGTAACACACACCACCTCAATTTTCTCTTAAAGAAGTTGTGAGTTACGTCATGTTAAGGAACCGATGAAAATGATCCAGGCGAATCACGTTAGTTATGTTGAGTGTAGTCAAATAGATTTGATTATGAATTTTATTGCATATAGTGTGGGAAATTCTTGCAAGACGTAGAATGTTAAGAAAGTGTATGGTAATTTGATCTTGAGAAAGCAAATGTACACAATGTTTAAAAGTTAAGCGAATTTGTTTATCCTCAGAAGGGAGGCAACACGTATGAAATAGACATATTCCATTACGTGAAATATTAGATTTTGTTTGATACGGATAGTTTATTTTGCAGTGCGGGTGTTAGAAGTGTTACTGTGCTTCTTCCGGTTTTGGGTGTCACGTGGTTATTTGGaatcatatctgtcaacaacgACCTAATCGTTTTCCAGTATATGTTTGCTGTTACGAATTCATTACAGGTAAGTCTCTATTTGTTATAATGAAATGAGTGTGCATTCTATTGACACGTGCTTTATATTATTACGGCCGTcgcttttttttttctctttttttgaGGCAACACAAATTACCTCAATGAatgtttcattgataaataGTGTTATATAGGCCGTGTCCTTGCAATGTTTctgctgtaaaaaaaaattcacactaTCCGCTATTGTCTGAATGGTCATTGTCTCGAGTTCAATACCTTGCAtcattgataatttgatattcatcATATGTATTTAAGTCAATGGTTTTTAGTTCCAGTTATTGAtagttttaaatatattataatcttGGTCATATTAGTGAGATAATGCCAGATTATAGGTCCAATCAGCACTCAATGAAATGAGATTAAAATGGAACATAAAATATGATACTGCATAAAAGTGAATTGAGCAAAATACACGagtaataaatgaatataatatagGTTGAGCTCACGTCCTATTTTGTAGAGAATATAGAGGTCGGGTTATACTATATCAAACGATATGATGTTTTGTAAGAGAAGCATCATAATCTATGTTGAAATGCTTTGATGCTTTAAAGGTTAAGGAACTTATTTTACCACCGTGTTCCATCATTGATCTACAGTAGGCTTATTGCAGCACttgtgttattatatataaagagaAAGGAAGAAAAtatatagggaccacagaaccaaatcaaaaatagattgtgggtttccCCCGTTTGGGCAGGTTTggaagatttaataggaaggtgaatgcatcggggcctactgattggatatttaggtgagagaagtttgcaaagttttaatatgtgggctgggcaatacatgtagatgtaaaatatatagaaaaaaggttatttttttgctagccagtttttgtcagggggagttaagtaagtgtgtattttgttgtaaatttagatgattttttttggtgctgaattcaatacaagatggtggcccccatataaaaaaagctCAAATGGGTAGAATTTTTTATCATTCtatttagaggtttccgagatgacatacttcaaaattatggctactggaccagtgttgaaaactccatttaagcagtacagtgataaacgttaacattactgtctatgggaaatcatttggttccgtggtccctatagaGTGATTTTATCGTAACATGCTTCTGTACTGCATTCTAATTCCCGATTTTACttatagatatcgactatttacttatagatatatactatttacttatagatatatactaatTACTTATTAATATCGACTATTTACTTATAAATATCGACTATTTACTTATAGATATCGGctatttacttatatatatcgACTATTTACTTATAGATATCGagtatttacttatatatatcgACTATTTACTCATAGATATCTACTATCTACTTATATATATCGACTGttaacttatatacatgtacagatgtatatcgACAATTTACTTATACATATCGACTATATACTTATAGATACTactattaatttatatatatcgACTATTTACTTATAAATATCGACTATTTACttatagatatcgactatttacttatagatatcgactatttACTTATAAATATCGACTATTTACttatagatatcgactatttacttatagatatcgactatttACTTATAAATATCGACTATTTACttatagatatcgactatttACTTATAAATATCGACTATTTACTTATAAATACCGACtctttacttatatatatcGACTATTTACTTTAGATATCGActatttcaaatgatatttattttgcaGGGGTTTTTCATATTCCTATTTTACTGTGTTTTCAATGTGTCGGTAAGTTGAGTTTTAATTCtggttttaaattgttttctgAGGTCGATCTAATATTAAATGGTAAAGGGTTTCAATATATGTAAAGTATGCATTGAGTGTGGTTACCATGGGAACATTAGATTAGTTATGGCTTGAAAGAAATATGGAAACGTAGTGGTAAAACTCGTACTGCATGATCATGACATGCTTTCATGaaggtttttgttttaaatccgATCGGTGTATTATTATTCCCCTACTAATGAAACAGGGCTATAGCTTCCCTCTCCATCTGTCTTGTACACATGTGGGAAacgccaaagtttgtcagcgctctgatttatagtgtatagtatatattgttaatagTTCGACAAACTTACTGATTTAtagtgtatagtatatattgtCAATGGCCCCACAAACTTACTATGATTTAtagtgtatagtatatattgttaatagTCCTACAAACTGACTCTGATTTAtagtgtatagtatatattgttaatagTCCTACAAACTGACTCTGATTTAtagtgtatagtatatattgttaatagTCCCACAAACTGACTCTGATTTAtagtgtatagtatatattgtCAATGGTCCCACAAGCTTACTATGATTTAtagtgtatagtatatattgttaatagTCCCACAAACTGACTCTGATTTAtagtgtattgtatatattgttaatagTCCCACAAACCTACTctgatttatattgtataaaatatacttTTTATAGCAGCCCCACAATCTTGCTTAGATTGGTAATGATGATTTAAACACTCTTTCCCAATTAtctatttacttatttattattatgttatattatgtaGGTCCGACGAGCTTTGGAGAAAAAGATGAAACGGTTTGAATTCAGGACGCAAACTTCAAAAACTGGAAGTagaatacaggtatataatctAAATTAAATAGTACATAAGTAATGAATTACAAGAATACTCACGTGGGGtgggggtgtgtgtgtgtgtgtgtggggggggggggggggggggttggtggtggtggtggtggtgggggggggggggggggggggggttggtgggggtgggggggggggggggggtaagggGGGATTATTTCGTTGTCCTATTAATTTTAAGATTTAGATTTAGTTCATGTTTTTGCTTAAGTTTGCTTCATTTGAATTTTTGGTACAAAATTATTCAACCGTGTTGATATTTGCAGATGATGAAAACAAAGTCCACCGACAGCGGTAAAATGAAAGGTAAATACGTCTGACATACGTGATGTACTGTTAGACGGTGAAATGACGAGCGCCCTTCTTGTTTTACAacaaatattttagtttataaTAAGTATGTTTATAATGCATACGATGAAACGGCTTGTTTTTTCTGAACCTTTTCCCCATGACCCAATCTCTGATCATTCACAATTGactttatattatacaaaaatacattgattTGGATTTGTGTTGAAACATTATGATCTTGGGGAGCATGTCATGATACAATAAAACTATAGTAATGGTTTAGAATGTGAAAACTGGTCGATTTTCTGGTATATAACTTTACTATTTACGCTTGCTTTATTATTATTAGAAATAACAAATTTCTTTTTACATTCCACAAGATTAGGATCACTAATGAATTTACATGACTTGTTGCAGACGAGGGAAGAGCTATGAAGGAGTTTCCACAGCCCTAACTTCCAGTTCCCTCGTCCGTCTATAGATCGTTATAGAGAAGATTCACAGAATGTAGGTAACACACGAAAAAGTCATTTAATGTTTCTCAATACTAacataatgataatgatatcaaTACCCGTTAAGATGGCTACATGTCTTTAGTccattaaacaaataaattccGTTGCAATAAGATACATTAAGATCCTAGCTATTACAATGTAGttagaaaaaaacaattttgtttgtaCACTTATTCCTGATTCTGACTAGCGCTACACATGCCTTTTCATTTTGGCATTGTAATGCAAGAAAATaggaattattgtttttatcgTAAGTTGTTGTTAACTTCGTTGGAACAGTTAAGGCCTTGTCATATTTGTATTCAGTGTGGAAAATTATTACCTGTAATCTGTATCTGCAGATTTTAACATCAGAGCGGTTGTCACCATTATCACCATCACATGACGACGACGTTGAAATTCAGTATACCTCCAGATCCCACTTATATATGCAACAGTAGGAGGTTGGACATAAGCTGATAtcgtcattaaaaaaaaaaccttagaGGAAGGATAAATACTGGCATCCATcttgtgtttgttttgatttgtgtGAAACAATATCTCAGGTAAATCTGTGAATTTCGTTGGAGCTGTTTCTTTCGGATAGAGATGCATTATAAGAAAAGCATGATGGACTCGCCTGATGAATTAAACTGGTTATCGCCATTAACACATTATAAAACAAATTGCAAAACAGCAATAACTTATGGATTACATTTGTTTGTGAAGTTCTACTAAACAGGATCCGAAACCTTCACGAAGAGGTCGATAAAGATCTGGAGGACATTTAACTATATCTgacaatgatttatttataatcaTTGTGGTGCTATATGACGTAAAAATTATCAACTTTGAAGTTTTGTGTTAAGATCCTTTATTCCAAAAGTGTAATccagttcaaaccaaattttgGTATGTAAAAGTAGATAACATAACACCGTTAATTTACGGCATATCATCCGTATTTTATGGTCCAGTGACTTTGGTAAAAGACTGGGAACTGGAGTTTTGTGTTTAGCTTAGTTTCTCGAATGTATCACTGTTTTAatgatttgtttattattattatttattattatcaatattattatactgaaattgaaacaatttctgtaatgtactgtatattAGACACTCGCTGCTCGAGAAAAGagatattttgtcatatttaggtaaatttgaaaattaatgattttgtgAAATTTATTTGTATTGCAAAATTCACGTATGACTATAACGtacacatatagtatagtgattACATACTTTTGGTTTATAAAGACAGAAATGAATTTGCAGAAATTTTGTTGCGTTCATTTGGAGTTTGCCTAAATGTTACTTGACTGTTAAAGAGAGACAAGTAAGACGTGTGATTATGCAGGCTGTTTGCGAAGATTAATACACACGCTTACCGTTTACAAATTTCATctctatttctgtaatatatgtattatgcCCATGCTCGTTTAGGATTTTTCTCTCGGATTTCTTCTCAAAGTCCTTTTCGATGTAGTATTTCATTACTGCACAAATATTCAAGAATATTGCCCTTTTTATACATTTACTTTGAAAAAGATTGAATCTTTGTCAAGGCGTGTGTGTTGCAGTTCGAGTGTTTCATAGCATACCTTACTATTTTAGAAAAGGATATTTCAGAATTTATGCGGGGAGAATATTTGTCACGTAACAGAATAAGATTAATTCGTCCCTTTCTGAcctataaaatattaaaataaagataaaaacataaaaaccaGAGTGTCAGTATCAGGAAGACGACTCGTTGAGGAATGTTGTGAAAGAAAACGCACGCGACCTTTATTCGTAAATTATACAAGACTAAACTAATTGGTGGACCACATTTACCGTACAATCATGTGTGGACTGTATTATCTGTACCAACATTGGTAGACAATATTTACCGTGCCATCATTGGGGACAATGTTTACCGTACCATCATTGGTGTACAATATTTACCGTACCATCATTGGTGGGCAGTATTTACCGTGCCATCATTGGTGGGCAATATTTACCGTACCATCATTGGTGGACAGTATTTACCGTACCATCATTGGTGGACAGTATTTACTGTACCATCATTGTTAGACAATATTTACCGTACCATCATTGGTGGACAATGTTTACCGTACAAAATAACGTATGAATCCTTAAACCGTATAAACCCGGAAGGTCTATAATAATTAATAGTTGTTCGAATACTCATGTGACCTTTATTGAAGCCGTTAATGATATTGTAATTTACGATATAAGTTTAgtatgataataaaacaaaagttcaataaagataaaacaaaaatgccTTTGTGTGTATATGCTATATACTTTTGAGAGCTCTCATACTTTAGTATTGGTAATAAATTCAATAGTTATGAAACACTAGTTTTAGTATTTCTACCTCACTAAAAAGGCTTTAGATTTCCGAAACCATCTCAGATCACGTGGACAACTTACTGGGAACATAGTGCTATCGTAGTTCAAGAGTTTTTACTGGACTAAAGTCATCGTCAAcgctgtacatatataatgaaagTTTACGACCAAAGGCGGCGAGTAACATATATCGTGATATTTAATCTATGTATGAATATTTTCTACAGTGTACTTATTTAAAGAATCATTGTTTTGGTATATTATGATGGAAAAAGTTGATTGAGCTATAAAGAATAGGCTTAATTATCAACACTTAAACAAAGAAAATGCAAAAGTAATGTAGATATATTATACAGCATCACAGCATGATTCTTTATCTCTCTACTTGTCCTCTAATATCCCTGAGCTCTACAATGACAGGAAGAGACAATGCGGTGGGGTGTTCAGTCCCTAAACACCAACTTAATTCAATGTGCAGGTAATTTCCTCCTTAGAGATGGCCACCGCCGa is a window encoding:
- the LOC117327702 gene encoding adhesion G-protein coupled receptor D1-like isoform X2, which codes for MVSMLSLSTGTIQVDNTTQENFVGIIDDMLSINNEGSWAEVDEHNENKNSASAAGSLLTTVETFGTAVAKSLDTGESVNLVKDNIVIQIKNTNESSIAFIPNGTTAGSGIDFSLAENDLDNVTFTAALYKTMGTLLQNTRSSSGFTSEVLALSINGQDTSNLSSPVTLTFDTDILMQQNNLMGQTTVDCVFWNDIRGWLSEGCSWVNDTCRCTHLTNFAVIISPVPASDAYVLRIISFVGCILSVLSTVTTIVVYIKLWRYLKSDRSRLLLNLCAALTIAYVLFLVGIDQTEDNTVCTIMAALLHYFFLATFCLMLAEGIQLLISVTFVFHAESKLKWLLLIGWGIPLVIVGVTVGITYDNGYHANDYCWLSLSNGVIYSFVGPAVCIIMVNVIVIFCVMKALFSSKFIATKTEKQKIFAGVRSVTVLLPVLGVTWLFGIISVNNDLIVFQYMFAVTNSLQGFFIFLFYCVFNVSVRRALEKKMKRFEFRTQTSKTGSRIQMMKTKSTDSGKMKGSLMNLHDLLQTREEL
- the LOC117327702 gene encoding adhesion G-protein coupled receptor D1-like isoform X3 — protein: MVSMLSLSTGTIQVDNTTQENFVGIIDDMLSINNEGSWAEVDEHNENKNSASAAGSLLTTVETFGTAVAKSLDTGESVNLVKDNIVIQIKNTNESSIAFIPNGTTAGSGIDFSLAENDLDNVTFTAALYKTMGTLLQNTRSSSGFTSEVLALSINGQDTSNLSSPVTLTFDTDILMQQNNLMGQTTVDCVFWNDIRGWLSEGCSWVNDTCRCTHLTNFAVIISPVPASDAYVLRIISFVGCILSVLSTVTTIVVYIKLWRYLKSDRSRLLLNLCAALTIAYVLFLVGIDQTEDNTVCTIMAALLHYFFLATFCLMLAEGIQLLISVTFVFHAESKLKWLLLIGWGIPLVIVGVTVGITYDNGYHANDYCWLSLSNGVIYSFVGPAVCIIMVNVIVIFCVMKALFSSKFIATKTEKQKIFAGVRSVTVLLPVLGVTWLFGIISVNNDLIVFQYMFAVTNSLQGFFIFLFYCVFNVSVRRALEKKMKRFEFRTQTSKTGSRIQMMKTKSTDSGKMKDEGRAMKEFPQP